In one window of Rhodopseudomonas palustris HaA2 DNA:
- the lptB gene encoding LPS export ABC transporter ATP-binding protein yields the protein MVDLLGMFRRRAPKQPSGFGRPRADITALRGDVGDLLTAPVRDAPPIARAAGHDAPLASTPAQPRPRRPAAAAAQRRESHSGYLAVHRVEKSFGTRKIVRGVSIYVRRGEAVGLLGPNGAGKTTVFYMITGLIKADRGAIELDGHDVTKLPMYQRARLGIGYLPQEASIFRGLNVEQNILAVLEAVEPDKRKREAELDNLLHEFNIERLRKSPSIALSGGERRRVEIARALASRPNYMLLDEPFAGIDPIAVGDIQDLVRHLTNRGIGVLITDHNVRETLGLTDRAYIVYAGEILTEGSPEEIVNNPDVRRLYLGEEFRL from the coding sequence ATGGTGGATCTTCTCGGCATGTTCCGTCGGCGCGCCCCGAAACAACCTTCGGGCTTCGGGCGCCCGCGTGCGGACATTACCGCGCTGCGCGGCGACGTCGGCGACCTGCTGACCGCGCCGGTGCGCGACGCACCGCCGATCGCGCGGGCGGCCGGACACGATGCGCCGCTCGCTTCCACGCCGGCCCAGCCGCGTCCGCGCCGGCCGGCTGCCGCGGCGGCCCAGAGACGCGAAAGCCATAGCGGCTACCTGGCGGTGCATCGCGTCGAGAAGAGCTTCGGCACCCGCAAGATCGTGCGCGGCGTCAGCATCTATGTCCGCCGCGGCGAAGCGGTCGGCCTGCTCGGACCGAACGGTGCCGGCAAGACCACCGTGTTCTACATGATCACCGGGCTGATCAAGGCCGACCGCGGCGCGATCGAACTCGACGGCCACGACGTCACCAAGCTGCCGATGTATCAGCGCGCCCGCCTCGGCATCGGCTATCTGCCGCAGGAAGCCTCGATCTTCCGCGGGCTGAATGTCGAGCAGAACATTTTGGCGGTGCTCGAGGCGGTCGAGCCGGACAAGCGCAAGCGCGAGGCCGAACTCGACAATCTGCTGCACGAGTTCAATATCGAACGCTTGCGCAAATCGCCGTCGATCGCGCTGTCCGGTGGCGAGCGTCGTCGCGTCGAAATCGCCCGCGCGCTGGCGAGCCGTCCCAACTACATGCTGCTCGACGAGCCGTTCGCCGGCATCGACCCGATCGCCGTCGGCGATATTCAGGATTTGGTCCGACACCTGACCAATCGTGGTATTGGGGTGCTAATTACCGACCACAACGTCCGCGAAACGCTCGGCCTCACCGACCGCGCCTACATCGTCTATGCCGGCGAGATCCTCACCGAGGGCAGCCCCGAAGAAATCGTCAACAATCCCGACGTCCGGCGGCTTTACCTTGGCGAAGAATTCCGCCTGTAA